In Papaver somniferum cultivar HN1 unplaced genomic scaffold, ASM357369v1 unplaced-scaffold_135, whole genome shotgun sequence, one DNA window encodes the following:
- the LOC113334169 gene encoding sister chromatid cohesion protein SCC2-like isoform X2 produces MMTSSNSNSSSSTSNNPPFFGYEKACRLTNTLHSEVAPCLPLPSLPVFCGALDQELRLYDETTTAASVNRSANRNDVLAQATKIADLLRHTDVSYLNLREGVSSLSRTSAEPSSLYHQVLKYDSEAFEYSIPGLIKERNHSSTRPEKKPVEQNEPSTSQRKHEGALNHQSGGNRADASVSTRRQKVKKKGNDDVTLTQPDPSEVQDGIIRGYTERLEELCSRAETLNEDQDEADAQLLSSTDLKLLVNDTMTIRGKKILHLVPLDILVRLLSVLDLQIRAAEGVSLDENEDGDSDAMSLVICALESIHAALAVMTHPDMPKQLYKEEVIERVLDFSRHQIMESMCACDPSYRALHKPNENGPYDGEEDEEDDVEFGSPNKKRRGSKSVKARRPTGNKVAAAVNAVLQKLCTILGFLRDLLSIERLPDSCILQLIKTSFSTFLVDNCQLLQLKAIGLICGVFSSYPQHRSYLIDETVQLLWKLPFSKRALRTYLLPDEEQRQIQMITALLIQLVQSSANLPVILRQALTVDSISDASVDVSYPTKCNEASTEACCLFWTRVLQRLTTVKTQDASEVKVIIENIVMDLLSTLNLPEYPASAPILEVINLISKVTTQVASVSVLIQNCLQVLCVLLLQNAGLKSKDVAARCLAIDLLGTIAARLKRDAVFCSRESFWILHKLGGEDNADQSYPRDVCSICLDGRSRKTVFLCQDCQRMFHTDCMGVTERDAPSRGWCCHFCLGKKQLTGLQSHLKSIHNDDVKRNLFNTEGAPEASELISQTEIVQQLLLNYMQGAGSTDDAHLYARWFYLCLWYKDDPKSQEKLAYYLARLQWTSTVVSSCLTRESAKKISLAFGQKNSFSRGFDKILCMLLASLRENSPVIRAKALRAVSLIVEADPEVLCEKRVQSAVEGRFCDSAISVREAALELVGRHIASHPDVGLKYFEKVAERVKDTGVSVRKRAIKIIRDMCTSNANFSEFTSACLQIISRVSDEESSIQDLVCKTFYDFWFEEPSRAQTQFAGDGSSVPLEVAKKTEQIVEMLRKMSNHQQLVTILKRNLALDFFPQSAKAAGISPMSLAMVRKRCELMCKCLLERILQVEETDNGEVEVHALPYVLVLHSFCMVDPTLCSPASDPSQFVVTLQPYLKTQGDNRAVAQLLESIIFVIDAVLPLLRKPPQSVAEELEQDLKHMIVRHSFLTVVHACIKCLCSLSKITQKGGSLIEYLIQVFLKRLDTLGDDAKQQVGRSLFCLGLLIRYGSKLMVTSDNKNILFDKSLSLLMSYLCSEDFVIKVRALQALGFVLIAKPEYMLQRDIGKILEATLAPGSDDRLKMQALQNVYEYLLDSESEMGTDKTTSSTTTQYADAAQNVPVAAGAGDTNICGGIVQLYWDSILKVCLDMNEQVRQSAVKIVEVVLRQGLVHPITCVPHLIALETDPQEVNSKLAHHLLGNMNEKYPSFFESRLGDGLQMSFFFIQSMTLRSVEYPKEKGSGIIKGKADGNSFNLARLGVSRIYRLIRGNRISRNKFMYSVVHKFESASCRISLKEAFIPFLKYSTEILASLPFATPDEPLYLIYSINRVIQVKAGALEANLKALISRLMETGIQTTPQENGRIQQDATPSPVSSNITTEDSKRHSSTSSDSGGLIEIDMQNIQVDCLTATALQLLLKLKRHLKITFNLDDARCQAYSPSEPLKPGEVLSKQTIPLNIGEIRENIPTTSEQFVERYQEFKVALKEDTMDYSMYTCNIKRKRPPARSSTTPARSSRGGRSGRETGYYDEEEDEDYDDGYSNSKLNNSGRKSNSGRGRARRRL; encoded by the exons ATGATGACAAGTTCTAATTCTAATTCGTCTTCTTCTACTTCGAATAATCCTCCGTTTTTCGGGTACGAGAAAGCATGTCGATTAACGAATACGCTACATTCAGAAGTAGCTCCGTGTTTACCATTACCTTCACTTCCGGTTTTCTGTGGTGCTCTTGATCAAGAACTACGATTATATGATGAGACGACGACGGCAGCGAGTGTGAATAGGTCGGCGAATCGGAATGATGTTCTTGCTCAAGCTACTAAGATTGCAGATCTACTTAGACACACTGATGTTTCTTACTT GAATCTTAGAGAAGGTGTTTCTTCTCTTTCCCGTACTTCCGCGGAGCCTTCAAGCCTTTATCACCAAGTTCTCAAATATGATTCTGAAGCATTTGAGTACTCTATTCCAG GTCTTATCAAGGAGCGGAATCATAGTAGTACGAGACCTGAAAAAAAACCCGTTGAACAGAATGAACCTTCTACCAGTCAGAGAAAACATGAAGGAGCTCTTAATCATCAATCTGGTGGAAATCGTGCTGAT GCATCTGTATCTACTAGAAGACAGAAAGTTAAGAAGAAAGGAAATGATGATGTCACCTTAACCCAGCCGGATCCTAGTGAGGTTCAAG ATGGCATCATCAGAGGCTATACTGAGAGATTGGAGGAGCTATGCAGCAGAGCTGAAACTTTGAATGAAGATCAAGACGAAGCTGATGCACAGTTGTTATCTTCAACTGATTTAAAGTTACTTGTGAATGATACAATGACCATCCGTGGAAAGAAAATCCTGCACTTGGTTCCTTTGGATATCCTTGTCAGACTTTTAAGCGTTCTTGATCTTCAAATTCGTGCAGCGGAAGGTGTATCCCTTGATGAAAATGAAGAT GGTGATTCAGATGCTATGTCGCTGGTAATTTGTGCCTTAGAGTCAATTCATGCAGCTTTAGCTGTGATGACTCATCCTGACATGCCAAAGCAGCTATACAAGGAAGAG GTCATTGAAAGAGTTCTAGATTTCTCAAGGCATCAGATTATGGAGAGTATGTGTGCTTGTGATCCATCATACCGTGCTCTACATAAACCAAACGAAAACGGCCCTTATGATG gtgaagaagatgaagaagatgatgttgaatTTGGTTCGCCCAACAAGAAGCGACGTGGTAGTAAAAGTGTTAAAGCAAGGAGGCCAACTGGAAACAA GGTGGCTGCTGCTGTAAACGCTGTGCTTCAGAAACTTTGTACAATCCTTGGTTTTCTTAGAGATCTACTGTCAATCGAGCGCCTTCCTGATAGCTGCATCCTACAATTAATAAAGACTAGTTTTTCAACTTTCTTGGTTGATAATTGCCAACTCTTGCAATTAAAGGCTATCGGTCTAATCTGCGGG GTATTTTCTTCATACCCACAACATAGGAGCTATCTGATAGATGAAACAGTTCAGCTGCTTTGGAAACTACCATTTTCAAAGCGTGCCTTGAGAACATACCTTCTACCCGATGAAGAACAAAGGCAGATTCAGATGATAACTGCGCTGCTTATCCAGTTGGTTCAAAGTAGTGCAAACCTGCCTGTGATATTAAGACAGGCATTAACTGTTGACTCTATCTCAGATGCTTCAGTTGATGTTTCTTATCCCACCAAATGCAATGAAGCTTCCACTGAGGCATGCTGTCTTTTCTGGACTCGTGTTCTTCAGCGACTTACAACTGTAAAGACTCAAGATGCATCTGAAGTTAAAGTTATCATTGAAAATATTGTTATGGATTTGCTGTCGACTTTGAACTTACCTGAATATCCAGCATCTGCTCCTATTCTTGAGGTGATAAATCTTATTTCCAAGGTTACCACACAAGTAGCCTCTGTTAGTGTGCTAATTCAAAATTGTTTGCAGGTTCTCTGTGTCCTGCTTCTTCAGAATGCTGGATTGAAATCTAAAGATGTAGCTGCACGCTGTCTGGCCATTGACCTCCTTGGAACGATTGCTGCTAGGTTGAAACGTGATGCCGTGTTTTGCAGCAGGGAGAGTTTCTGGATTTTACACAAGTTGGGTGGCGAAGATAATGCTGATCAAAGTTACCCAAGAGATGTATGTTCTATTTGTCTTGATGGAAGAAGTAGAAAAACAGTGTTCTTATGTCAGGACTGTCAAAGAATGTTTCATACAGATTGTATGGGAGTTACTGAACGCGATGCTCCTTCTCGGGGTTGGTGTTGTCATTTTTGCCTCGGGAAGAAGCAGCTGACAGGTCTACAATCTCACCTCAAATCCATTCACAATGATGATGTCAAAAGGAACTTGTTCAATACAGAAGGTGCTCCTGAAGCTTCAGAGTTGATTTCACAAACGGAAATTGTTCAGCAACTGCTTTTAAATTACATGCAAGGAGCTGGTTCGACTGATGATGCACACCTTTATGCCCGCTG GTTCTATCTTTGTCTCTGGTACAAGGATGATCCAAAATCTCAAGAGAAGCTGGCTTACTACCTCGCGAGACTCCAGTGGACATCAACTGTTGTTTCTTCATGTTTAACAAGAGAATCAGCCAAAAAGATATCCCTAGCATTTGGGCAGAAAAATTCTTTTTCTAGAGGATTTGATAAGATTCTCTGCATGCTTCTT GCGAGTCTAAGGGAGAACTCTCCTGTAATCAGGGCCAAAGCATTACGTGCA GTCAGTTTGATTGTTGAAGCCGATCCGGAGGTCTTATGTGAAAAACGTGTTCAATCTGCTGTTGAAGGAAGATTTTGTGACTCTGCCATCTCTGTGCGGGAAGCTGCTTTGGAACTTGTTGGGAGGCATATTGCTTCTCATCCTGATGTTGGTTTAAAG TATTTTGAAAAAGTTGCTGAGAGAGTAAAGGATACTGGAGTGAGTGTTCGAAAACGGGCTATCAAAATTATTCGCGACATGTGCACTTCTAATGCTAACTTCTCGGAGTTTACTAGTGCGTGCCTTCAGATAATTTCTCGtgttagtgatgaagaatctagTATACAG GATTTAGTTTGCAAAACATTTTACGACTTCTGGTTTGAGGAACCTAGTCGCGCACAGACACAGTTTGCTGGAGATGGTAGTTCTGTGCCTTTGGAGGTAGCAAAGAAGACTGAACAGATTGTTGAGATGTTAAGAAAGATGTCTAACCATCAACAACTTGTCACTATCTTAAAGCGCAACTTAGCACTTGATTTTTTCCCTCAATCGGCTAAAGCTGCTGGTATCAGTCCAATGTCGCTGGCAATGGTGCGCAAAAGATGTGAGCTAATGTGCAAGTGCTTACTAGAAAGAATTTTGCAG GTAGAAGAAACAGATAACGGGGAGGTGGAGGTGCATGCTCTTCCTTATGTCCTTGTTTTGCACTCTTTCTGTATGGTGGATCCAACACTCTGCTCTCCAGCATCCGATCCATCTCAGTTTGTTGTTACTCTCCAGCCATACCTGAAGACCCAG GGTGATAATCGAGCAGTAGCTCAGTTGCTTGAAAGCATAATCTTTGTTATTGATGCTGTTCTGCCTCTGCTCCGTAAGCCACCTCAAAGTGTTGCCGAAGAACTTGAACAGGACCTTAAACACATGATCGTTCGGCATTCTTTCCTGACAGTTGTCCATGCCTGCATTAA GTGTTTATGCTCACTAAGCAAAATAACGCAAAAGGGTGGTTCCTTAATTGAATACCTGATACAAGTGTTTCTTAAGCGTTTGGACACCCTTGGAGATGATGCCAAGCAG CAAGTTGGGCGATCTCTCTTTTGTCTTGGGTTGCTCATCCGATATGGTAGCAAGTTAATGGTCACATCTGACAACAAAAACATACTATTTGACAAGAGCCTCAGTTTACTCATGAGCTACCTCTGTTCTGAAGATTTCGTCATAAAAGTCCGAGCACTACAG GCATTAGGTTTTGTCTTGATCGCCAAACCTGAATATATGTTACAACGAGATATTGGGAAGATCTTGGAGGCCACACTAGCACCCGGTTCTGACGACCGGCTTAAG ATGCAAGCATTGCAAAATGTATACGAGTATCTTCTGGACTCTGAAAGTGAAATGGGAACAGATAAGACAACTAGTAGTACCACAACCCAGTATGCAGACGCCGCACAAAATGTTCCTGTTGCTGCAGGTGCTGGTGATACGAACATCTGTGGAGGAATAGTGCAATTATATTGGGACAGTATTCTGAAAGTATGCTTGGACATGAATGAACAAGTTCGACAATCTGCTGTCAAG ATTGTAGAAGTGGTGTTGCGTCAAGGTCTTGTTCACCCAATTACATGTGTTCCACATCTAATAGCACTAGAAACAGATCCGCAAGAAGTCAACTCAAAATTGGCGCATCATTTGCTAGGAAACATGAACGAAAA GTATCCGTCTTTCTTTGAGAGCCGTTTGGGCGATGGACTCCAGATGTCATTTTTCTTTATCCAGTCGATGACTCTACGTTCTGTTGAATATCCAAAGGAGAAAGGGTCAGGGATCATTAAAGGGAAAGCTGATGGCAACTCTTTTAATTTGGCGAGACTTGGAGTTTCTAGAATCTACAGGCTCATTCGAGGAAATCGTATTTCTAGGAACAAGTTTATGTACTCGGTCGTACACAAATTTGAATCTGCAAGCTGCAGAATATCATTGAAAGAAGCATTCATCCCATTCCTAAA GTATAGCACAGAGATCCTTGCCTCCCTCCCGTTCGCAACTCCTGATGAGCCCCTTTACTTGATATATTCAATTAATCGAGTAATACAAGTGAAAGCTGGTGCCCTGGAGGCAAATTTGAAAGCCTTGATTTCTCGGCTCATGGAAACTGGCATTCAAACAACTCCACAGGAGAACGGAAGAATTCAGCAGGATGCAACACCATCCCCTGTCTCTAGTAACATAACAACGGAGGATTCAAAAAGACATTCTTCGACCTCAAGTGACTCTGGTGGACTAATAGAAATTGATATGCAAAATATTCAG GTTGATTGTCTAACTGCAACAGCTTTGCAGCTCCTTTTAAAGCTTAAAAGGCACCTAAAAATCACCTTTAATTTAGATGACGCTCGATGTCAG GCATATTCTCCAAGTGAACCTTTGAAACCAGGAGAAGTTCTCTCTAAGCAAACCATTCCTCTCAACATCGGCGAGATACGCGAAAACATACCCACCACTTCCGAACAATTTGTGGAAAGATACCAG GAATTTAAGGTAGCTCTGAAGGAAGACACCATGGATTATTCAATGTACACTTGTAATATCAAACGAAAACGTCCACCTGCCAGAAGTTCTACTACACCTGCCAGAAGTTCTAGAGGCGGGAGATCTGGTCGTGAAACAGGATATTATgacgaggaagaagatgaagattatgatgatggatACAGCAATAGCAAATTAAATAACAGCGGCCGGAAAAGCAATAGTGGTAGAGGAAGAGCGAGACGGCGGTTGTAA
- the LOC113334169 gene encoding sister chromatid cohesion protein SCC2-like isoform X1 encodes MMTSSNSNSSSSTSNNPPFFGYEKACRLTNTLHSEVAPCLPLPSLPVFCGALDQELRLYDETTTAASVNRSANRNDVLAQATKIADLLRHTDVSYLNLREGVSSLSRTSAEPSSLYHQVLKYDSEAFEYSIPGLIKERNHSSTRPEKKPVEQNEPSTSQRKHEGALNHQSGGNRADGAQASVSTRRQKVKKKGNDDVTLTQPDPSEVQDGIIRGYTERLEELCSRAETLNEDQDEADAQLLSSTDLKLLVNDTMTIRGKKILHLVPLDILVRLLSVLDLQIRAAEGVSLDENEDGDSDAMSLVICALESIHAALAVMTHPDMPKQLYKEEVIERVLDFSRHQIMESMCACDPSYRALHKPNENGPYDGEEDEEDDVEFGSPNKKRRGSKSVKARRPTGNKVAAAVNAVLQKLCTILGFLRDLLSIERLPDSCILQLIKTSFSTFLVDNCQLLQLKAIGLICGVFSSYPQHRSYLIDETVQLLWKLPFSKRALRTYLLPDEEQRQIQMITALLIQLVQSSANLPVILRQALTVDSISDASVDVSYPTKCNEASTEACCLFWTRVLQRLTTVKTQDASEVKVIIENIVMDLLSTLNLPEYPASAPILEVINLISKVTTQVASVSVLIQNCLQVLCVLLLQNAGLKSKDVAARCLAIDLLGTIAARLKRDAVFCSRESFWILHKLGGEDNADQSYPRDVCSICLDGRSRKTVFLCQDCQRMFHTDCMGVTERDAPSRGWCCHFCLGKKQLTGLQSHLKSIHNDDVKRNLFNTEGAPEASELISQTEIVQQLLLNYMQGAGSTDDAHLYARWFYLCLWYKDDPKSQEKLAYYLARLQWTSTVVSSCLTRESAKKISLAFGQKNSFSRGFDKILCMLLASLRENSPVIRAKALRAVSLIVEADPEVLCEKRVQSAVEGRFCDSAISVREAALELVGRHIASHPDVGLKYFEKVAERVKDTGVSVRKRAIKIIRDMCTSNANFSEFTSACLQIISRVSDEESSIQDLVCKTFYDFWFEEPSRAQTQFAGDGSSVPLEVAKKTEQIVEMLRKMSNHQQLVTILKRNLALDFFPQSAKAAGISPMSLAMVRKRCELMCKCLLERILQVEETDNGEVEVHALPYVLVLHSFCMVDPTLCSPASDPSQFVVTLQPYLKTQGDNRAVAQLLESIIFVIDAVLPLLRKPPQSVAEELEQDLKHMIVRHSFLTVVHACIKCLCSLSKITQKGGSLIEYLIQVFLKRLDTLGDDAKQQVGRSLFCLGLLIRYGSKLMVTSDNKNILFDKSLSLLMSYLCSEDFVIKVRALQALGFVLIAKPEYMLQRDIGKILEATLAPGSDDRLKMQALQNVYEYLLDSESEMGTDKTTSSTTTQYADAAQNVPVAAGAGDTNICGGIVQLYWDSILKVCLDMNEQVRQSAVKIVEVVLRQGLVHPITCVPHLIALETDPQEVNSKLAHHLLGNMNEKYPSFFESRLGDGLQMSFFFIQSMTLRSVEYPKEKGSGIIKGKADGNSFNLARLGVSRIYRLIRGNRISRNKFMYSVVHKFESASCRISLKEAFIPFLKYSTEILASLPFATPDEPLYLIYSINRVIQVKAGALEANLKALISRLMETGIQTTPQENGRIQQDATPSPVSSNITTEDSKRHSSTSSDSGGLIEIDMQNIQVDCLTATALQLLLKLKRHLKITFNLDDARCQAYSPSEPLKPGEVLSKQTIPLNIGEIRENIPTTSEQFVERYQEFKVALKEDTMDYSMYTCNIKRKRPPARSSTTPARSSRGGRSGRETGYYDEEEDEDYDDGYSNSKLNNSGRKSNSGRGRARRRL; translated from the exons ATGATGACAAGTTCTAATTCTAATTCGTCTTCTTCTACTTCGAATAATCCTCCGTTTTTCGGGTACGAGAAAGCATGTCGATTAACGAATACGCTACATTCAGAAGTAGCTCCGTGTTTACCATTACCTTCACTTCCGGTTTTCTGTGGTGCTCTTGATCAAGAACTACGATTATATGATGAGACGACGACGGCAGCGAGTGTGAATAGGTCGGCGAATCGGAATGATGTTCTTGCTCAAGCTACTAAGATTGCAGATCTACTTAGACACACTGATGTTTCTTACTT GAATCTTAGAGAAGGTGTTTCTTCTCTTTCCCGTACTTCCGCGGAGCCTTCAAGCCTTTATCACCAAGTTCTCAAATATGATTCTGAAGCATTTGAGTACTCTATTCCAG GTCTTATCAAGGAGCGGAATCATAGTAGTACGAGACCTGAAAAAAAACCCGTTGAACAGAATGAACCTTCTACCAGTCAGAGAAAACATGAAGGAGCTCTTAATCATCAATCTGGTGGAAATCGTGCTGAT GGTGCACAGGCATCTGTATCTACTAGAAGACAGAAAGTTAAGAAGAAAGGAAATGATGATGTCACCTTAACCCAGCCGGATCCTAGTGAGGTTCAAG ATGGCATCATCAGAGGCTATACTGAGAGATTGGAGGAGCTATGCAGCAGAGCTGAAACTTTGAATGAAGATCAAGACGAAGCTGATGCACAGTTGTTATCTTCAACTGATTTAAAGTTACTTGTGAATGATACAATGACCATCCGTGGAAAGAAAATCCTGCACTTGGTTCCTTTGGATATCCTTGTCAGACTTTTAAGCGTTCTTGATCTTCAAATTCGTGCAGCGGAAGGTGTATCCCTTGATGAAAATGAAGAT GGTGATTCAGATGCTATGTCGCTGGTAATTTGTGCCTTAGAGTCAATTCATGCAGCTTTAGCTGTGATGACTCATCCTGACATGCCAAAGCAGCTATACAAGGAAGAG GTCATTGAAAGAGTTCTAGATTTCTCAAGGCATCAGATTATGGAGAGTATGTGTGCTTGTGATCCATCATACCGTGCTCTACATAAACCAAACGAAAACGGCCCTTATGATG gtgaagaagatgaagaagatgatgttgaatTTGGTTCGCCCAACAAGAAGCGACGTGGTAGTAAAAGTGTTAAAGCAAGGAGGCCAACTGGAAACAA GGTGGCTGCTGCTGTAAACGCTGTGCTTCAGAAACTTTGTACAATCCTTGGTTTTCTTAGAGATCTACTGTCAATCGAGCGCCTTCCTGATAGCTGCATCCTACAATTAATAAAGACTAGTTTTTCAACTTTCTTGGTTGATAATTGCCAACTCTTGCAATTAAAGGCTATCGGTCTAATCTGCGGG GTATTTTCTTCATACCCACAACATAGGAGCTATCTGATAGATGAAACAGTTCAGCTGCTTTGGAAACTACCATTTTCAAAGCGTGCCTTGAGAACATACCTTCTACCCGATGAAGAACAAAGGCAGATTCAGATGATAACTGCGCTGCTTATCCAGTTGGTTCAAAGTAGTGCAAACCTGCCTGTGATATTAAGACAGGCATTAACTGTTGACTCTATCTCAGATGCTTCAGTTGATGTTTCTTATCCCACCAAATGCAATGAAGCTTCCACTGAGGCATGCTGTCTTTTCTGGACTCGTGTTCTTCAGCGACTTACAACTGTAAAGACTCAAGATGCATCTGAAGTTAAAGTTATCATTGAAAATATTGTTATGGATTTGCTGTCGACTTTGAACTTACCTGAATATCCAGCATCTGCTCCTATTCTTGAGGTGATAAATCTTATTTCCAAGGTTACCACACAAGTAGCCTCTGTTAGTGTGCTAATTCAAAATTGTTTGCAGGTTCTCTGTGTCCTGCTTCTTCAGAATGCTGGATTGAAATCTAAAGATGTAGCTGCACGCTGTCTGGCCATTGACCTCCTTGGAACGATTGCTGCTAGGTTGAAACGTGATGCCGTGTTTTGCAGCAGGGAGAGTTTCTGGATTTTACACAAGTTGGGTGGCGAAGATAATGCTGATCAAAGTTACCCAAGAGATGTATGTTCTATTTGTCTTGATGGAAGAAGTAGAAAAACAGTGTTCTTATGTCAGGACTGTCAAAGAATGTTTCATACAGATTGTATGGGAGTTACTGAACGCGATGCTCCTTCTCGGGGTTGGTGTTGTCATTTTTGCCTCGGGAAGAAGCAGCTGACAGGTCTACAATCTCACCTCAAATCCATTCACAATGATGATGTCAAAAGGAACTTGTTCAATACAGAAGGTGCTCCTGAAGCTTCAGAGTTGATTTCACAAACGGAAATTGTTCAGCAACTGCTTTTAAATTACATGCAAGGAGCTGGTTCGACTGATGATGCACACCTTTATGCCCGCTG GTTCTATCTTTGTCTCTGGTACAAGGATGATCCAAAATCTCAAGAGAAGCTGGCTTACTACCTCGCGAGACTCCAGTGGACATCAACTGTTGTTTCTTCATGTTTAACAAGAGAATCAGCCAAAAAGATATCCCTAGCATTTGGGCAGAAAAATTCTTTTTCTAGAGGATTTGATAAGATTCTCTGCATGCTTCTT GCGAGTCTAAGGGAGAACTCTCCTGTAATCAGGGCCAAAGCATTACGTGCA GTCAGTTTGATTGTTGAAGCCGATCCGGAGGTCTTATGTGAAAAACGTGTTCAATCTGCTGTTGAAGGAAGATTTTGTGACTCTGCCATCTCTGTGCGGGAAGCTGCTTTGGAACTTGTTGGGAGGCATATTGCTTCTCATCCTGATGTTGGTTTAAAG TATTTTGAAAAAGTTGCTGAGAGAGTAAAGGATACTGGAGTGAGTGTTCGAAAACGGGCTATCAAAATTATTCGCGACATGTGCACTTCTAATGCTAACTTCTCGGAGTTTACTAGTGCGTGCCTTCAGATAATTTCTCGtgttagtgatgaagaatctagTATACAG GATTTAGTTTGCAAAACATTTTACGACTTCTGGTTTGAGGAACCTAGTCGCGCACAGACACAGTTTGCTGGAGATGGTAGTTCTGTGCCTTTGGAGGTAGCAAAGAAGACTGAACAGATTGTTGAGATGTTAAGAAAGATGTCTAACCATCAACAACTTGTCACTATCTTAAAGCGCAACTTAGCACTTGATTTTTTCCCTCAATCGGCTAAAGCTGCTGGTATCAGTCCAATGTCGCTGGCAATGGTGCGCAAAAGATGTGAGCTAATGTGCAAGTGCTTACTAGAAAGAATTTTGCAG GTAGAAGAAACAGATAACGGGGAGGTGGAGGTGCATGCTCTTCCTTATGTCCTTGTTTTGCACTCTTTCTGTATGGTGGATCCAACACTCTGCTCTCCAGCATCCGATCCATCTCAGTTTGTTGTTACTCTCCAGCCATACCTGAAGACCCAG GGTGATAATCGAGCAGTAGCTCAGTTGCTTGAAAGCATAATCTTTGTTATTGATGCTGTTCTGCCTCTGCTCCGTAAGCCACCTCAAAGTGTTGCCGAAGAACTTGAACAGGACCTTAAACACATGATCGTTCGGCATTCTTTCCTGACAGTTGTCCATGCCTGCATTAA GTGTTTATGCTCACTAAGCAAAATAACGCAAAAGGGTGGTTCCTTAATTGAATACCTGATACAAGTGTTTCTTAAGCGTTTGGACACCCTTGGAGATGATGCCAAGCAG CAAGTTGGGCGATCTCTCTTTTGTCTTGGGTTGCTCATCCGATATGGTAGCAAGTTAATGGTCACATCTGACAACAAAAACATACTATTTGACAAGAGCCTCAGTTTACTCATGAGCTACCTCTGTTCTGAAGATTTCGTCATAAAAGTCCGAGCACTACAG GCATTAGGTTTTGTCTTGATCGCCAAACCTGAATATATGTTACAACGAGATATTGGGAAGATCTTGGAGGCCACACTAGCACCCGGTTCTGACGACCGGCTTAAG ATGCAAGCATTGCAAAATGTATACGAGTATCTTCTGGACTCTGAAAGTGAAATGGGAACAGATAAGACAACTAGTAGTACCACAACCCAGTATGCAGACGCCGCACAAAATGTTCCTGTTGCTGCAGGTGCTGGTGATACGAACATCTGTGGAGGAATAGTGCAATTATATTGGGACAGTATTCTGAAAGTATGCTTGGACATGAATGAACAAGTTCGACAATCTGCTGTCAAG ATTGTAGAAGTGGTGTTGCGTCAAGGTCTTGTTCACCCAATTACATGTGTTCCACATCTAATAGCACTAGAAACAGATCCGCAAGAAGTCAACTCAAAATTGGCGCATCATTTGCTAGGAAACATGAACGAAAA GTATCCGTCTTTCTTTGAGAGCCGTTTGGGCGATGGACTCCAGATGTCATTTTTCTTTATCCAGTCGATGACTCTACGTTCTGTTGAATATCCAAAGGAGAAAGGGTCAGGGATCATTAAAGGGAAAGCTGATGGCAACTCTTTTAATTTGGCGAGACTTGGAGTTTCTAGAATCTACAGGCTCATTCGAGGAAATCGTATTTCTAGGAACAAGTTTATGTACTCGGTCGTACACAAATTTGAATCTGCAAGCTGCAGAATATCATTGAAAGAAGCATTCATCCCATTCCTAAA GTATAGCACAGAGATCCTTGCCTCCCTCCCGTTCGCAACTCCTGATGAGCCCCTTTACTTGATATATTCAATTAATCGAGTAATACAAGTGAAAGCTGGTGCCCTGGAGGCAAATTTGAAAGCCTTGATTTCTCGGCTCATGGAAACTGGCATTCAAACAACTCCACAGGAGAACGGAAGAATTCAGCAGGATGCAACACCATCCCCTGTCTCTAGTAACATAACAACGGAGGATTCAAAAAGACATTCTTCGACCTCAAGTGACTCTGGTGGACTAATAGAAATTGATATGCAAAATATTCAG GTTGATTGTCTAACTGCAACAGCTTTGCAGCTCCTTTTAAAGCTTAAAAGGCACCTAAAAATCACCTTTAATTTAGATGACGCTCGATGTCAG GCATATTCTCCAAGTGAACCTTTGAAACCAGGAGAAGTTCTCTCTAAGCAAACCATTCCTCTCAACATCGGCGAGATACGCGAAAACATACCCACCACTTCCGAACAATTTGTGGAAAGATACCAG GAATTTAAGGTAGCTCTGAAGGAAGACACCATGGATTATTCAATGTACACTTGTAATATCAAACGAAAACGTCCACCTGCCAGAAGTTCTACTACACCTGCCAGAAGTTCTAGAGGCGGGAGATCTGGTCGTGAAACAGGATATTATgacgaggaagaagatgaagattatgatgatggatACAGCAATAGCAAATTAAATAACAGCGGCCGGAAAAGCAATAGTGGTAGAGGAAGAGCGAGACGGCGGTTGTAA